The Coccidioides posadasii str. Silveira chromosome 3, complete sequence genome contains a region encoding:
- a CDS encoding uncharacterized protein (EggNog:ENOG410PSCT~COG:S~TransMembrane:1 (i45-67o)~BUSCO:10228at33183): MFEGGPALHLPLKDFGACLKSRGASNLLSRLDKFRPTPTQPSQSVAIYFFGLLSILSRALLGITAAMHINQTNATAPWLDPVMDFSYSNVKAFNAGALPKRHTACDECRQRKLKCSGEATGCSRCVKQSLVCHYSLQKPMGRPPKRKRSDESKNSIPSQTLDDSNITDLLPILEGIPDPVGALEAANMCPAIYKSFMTNQYDLRAGPFVTDGPIFESEVFQPEPLLEWKPHNPDYSQINTPMMFQTPNYQPTDSSFSPLAPSLTTQCSCLSYLYLCLSSISTLSSFPLSVHTLTTLYSAARTAKSVIHCQICPQAFNTSMQNLMLLGTLLNVVADGWLLVFGKDAEALGNLSVDPSYIASLPTDPEPRRKHWRAWLHNVVKHAVIGSSVPPIVHAVQSQCLETPSLLSLIEDMEERQRKIHAEGQTWQDKAYPADAPGTVCQHQSEHNKEQDYFCLRVIGSARKVIARFNFDEGESGL; this comes from the exons ATGTTCGAAGGCGGACCTGCTCTTCATCTGCCGTTGAAAGATTTTGGAGCGTGCCTGAAATCGCGCGGGGCATCGAATCTCCTATCCAGGCTCGACAAATTCCGACCAACACCAACCCAGCCCTCGCAGTCAGTAGcaatttatttttttggtTTGCTGTCAATATTAAGTCGGGCTCTTCTGGGCATCACCGCTGCGATGCACATCAATCAAACCAACGCAACTGCTCCCTGGCTTGACCCGGTTATGGACTTCTCATACTCGAATGTCAAGGCCTTCAATGCGGGAGCCCTCCCAAAGCGGCACACCGCCTGCGATGAGTGCA GGCAGCGAAAGTTAAAATGTTCGGGAGAGGCGACAGGATGCAGCCGTTGTGTTAAGCAGTCGTTGGTCTGTCATTATTCCCTCCAGAAGCCGATGGGGCGGCCTCCAAAGAGGAAACGGTCCGATGAGAGCAAGAATTCCATACCTAGTCAGACTTTGGATGACAGCAATATTACGGACCTACTACCGATCCTTGAGGGTATTCCAGACCCCGTGGGCGCATTGGAGGCCGCTAACATGTGCCCGGCAATTTATAAATCTTTTATGACAAATCAGTATGATTTGAGAGCCGGTCCGTTTGTCACAGATGGGCCGATATTCGAGTCCGAAGTTTTCCAACCAGAACCTCTTCTGGAGTGGAAGCCACATAACCCGGACTATTCGCAAATAAACACCCCAATGATGTTCCAAACACCAAATTACCAGCCCACAGATTCCAGCTTCTCCCCTTTGGCTCCAAGTTTAACGACGCAATGTTCATGTTTATCATATCTCTACTTATGCCTCAGCTCCATATCAACACTGTCGTCATTTCCGCTCTCTGTCCACACTTTAACAACGTTATACAGCGCAGCACGCACCGCGAAATCCGTGATTCACTGCCAAATATGCCCGCAAGCTTTCAACACCTCAATGCAAAACCTCATGCTCCTCGGTACGCTCCTGAATGTGGTAGCCGATGGGTGGCTCCTAGTGTTTGGCAAAGATGCCGAAGCCCTGGGAAACCTGAGCGTCGACCCCTCATATATTGCATCGCTGCCTACCGATCCCGAACCGCGCCGGAAGCACTGGAGAGCATGGTTACATAATGTCGTTAAGCATGCTGTGATTGGAAGTAGCGTGCCGCCTATAGTCCATGCTGTCCAGTCTCAATGCCTTGAAACACCGAGCTTGCTCTCGTTGATTGAGGATATGGAGGAGAGACAACGAAAAATCCATGCAGAGGGGCAAACCTGGCAGGATAAAGCTTATCCGGCGGATGCACCCGGCACAGTTTGTCAGCATCAGAGCGAGCACAATAAGGAGCAAGACTACTTTTGTTTGAGGGTCATAGGTAGTGCAAGGAAGGTGATTGCAAGGTTTAATTTTGATGAGGGCGAATCGGGCCTTTAG
- a CDS encoding uncharacterized protein (EggNog:ENOG410PR7S~COG:S~BUSCO:10837at33183), translating to MSSGGDSPRVDEDEVRDTIENASLPGEDSPPSLEEDKPDLDNDDADLFGSGSEGGDDSHEKPRRKLDDEELDSGDDEGRWDRRESPMDEDGAEFGETLNIMDLNLGRTTEPESTDGQFYTLNMPNFLSIESEDFNPETYVAPPFSSASTSLCWRYDPKNGKDIQSNARIIRWSDGSLTLQLASNPTEQYRMPLKPLGRPNNSSKNADYDSELDSHVYLGAAAEASSVIRITSHLTGQLSVLPTTVETDDAVQKLQESLAAATRTGRKNPDGTVAMFDVKEDPELAKKQAEQAEREKLREARRRQLAADRDLDRGRRVGLPGRTGGAGLTIAGLEGDDMLATRGRIAKKPRRKPNRRGEIYTDDEEGYGRRGRTREDEYDEDDGFLVRSDEEIEIEEEEEEEILEEDDNLEAEGETDDEISAPHKMATRENEKSPKRPLEDGEEPEGAKAGTPPVRKKNRYVVESDEDE from the exons ATGTCTTCGGGTGGCGATAGTCCCAGAGTGGACGAAGATGAAGTTAGGGATACAATTGAAAATGCATCTTTACCAGGCGAAGATAGTCCACCATCGCTTGAAGAGGATAAGCCGGACCTTGACAACGACGACGCGGACCTCTTTGGATCTGGCTCTGAAGGCGGAGACGATTCACACGA AAAACCCCGACGAAAGCTTGACGATGAGGAACTGGATTCAGGCGACGATGAAGGGCGCTGGGATCGGCGTGAATCCCCGATGGACGAAGATGGCGCGGAATTCGGTGAGACGCTTAATATAATGGACCTTAACCTTGGTCGCACTACAGAGCCGGAATCCACGGACGGACAG TTCTATACGCTGAATATGCCGAATTTCCTGTCCATTGAGTCCGAGGATTTTAACCCTGAGACGTACGTTGCGCCGCCATTTTCTTCCGCTTCAACTTCGCTTTGCTGGCGCTATGACCCCAAGAATGGAAAGGATATTCAATCCAATGCACGTATCATCCGCTGGTCAGACGGCTCTTTGACACTTCAACTTGCCTCAAACCCGACCGAACAATACCGAATGCCTCTGAAACCTCTGGGGCGACCTAATAATTCCTCTAAAAACGCTGATTATGACTCTGAATTGGACTCGCATGTCTATCTTGGAGCTGCTGCAGAAGCTTCATCAGTCATCCGTATCACTTCACACCTCACCGGACAACTTTCCGTTCTTCCTACTACAGTTGAAACAGATGATGCGGTTCAAAAACTACAAGAATCATTGGCGGCTGCAACCAGAACCGGCCGAAAGAATCCTGATGGCACTGTTGCTATGTTCGATGTCAAGGAAGACCCGGAACTTGCAAAGAAACAGGCCGAACAAGCTGAACGCGAGAAGCTTCGCGAGGCCCGACGACGACAGCTAGCTGCAGATCGCGACCTCGATCGTGGAAGGCGTGTAGGCCTCCCCGGAAGAACCGGTGGAGCTGGTCTTACGATCGCTGGATTAGAAGGTGACGACATGCTCGCCACTCGAGGGCGCATAGCTAAGAAACCCAGGCGTAAGCCCAACCGCCGTGGAGAAATTTACACCGACGATGAAGAGGGATATGGTCGCAGGGGTCGGACTCGTGAAGATGAATATGACGAAGATGACGGTTTCCTTGTCCGCAGCGACGAGGAAATAGAGAttgaagaggaggaggaagaagaaatccTAGAGGAAGACGATAACCTAGAAGCAGAGGGTGAAACAGACGACGAGATTTCTGCTCCACATAAGATGGCCACTCGTGAAAATGAGAAGTCTCCGAAACGACCTCTCGAGGATGGTGAAGAACCGGAAGGGGCCAAAGCGGGCACTCCCCCAgtgagaaagaagaatcgATACGTTGTGGAatctgatgaggatgagtAA
- a CDS encoding uncharacterized protein (EggNog:ENOG410PJTW~COG:D~BUSCO:10984at33183) produces the protein MATFFQSVRQGFGRGGNKNNNNNNPPKNGTAPSNQQSPTYSSSQTANANASSVSSPLSADNTPSEREGIKYFFQEKYAPLNVKGNFLTLCACPKNVELGEWLAHQIVEQNRLIHGMLQVVQEVNTHTGLPICNELTCPTMSAGNLTYTWLVDGKAAKISAPKFINRVEKWIVSKIHDPVMFPTEQVSSPPTTFAVAELTTTPGSVANPSPASPPAGATNNTNSAGATPQDWIGKSSGFPPTFYKDCQGIMKQMFRCYAHLYHAHWENPFWHINKHEVLNMCFVHFVTVAKYYKLVADKEMEPMQPLIDIYIKQEKIPPEALAGHWAQQPAAPSTSSQG, from the exons ATGGCGACGTTCTTCCAGAGCGT CCGTCAGGGATTTGGTAGGGGTGGGAATAAGAACAACAATAACAACAACCCTCCGAAAAATGGCACGGCACCATCGAATCAGCAGTCACCTACGTATTCGTCGAGTCAAACCGCAAACGCGAATGCATCCTCGGTCTCGTCCCCGCTTAGTGCTGATAATACCCCGAGTGAGCGTGAAGGTATCAAGTACTTCTTCCAGGAGAAATATGCGCCCCTCAACGTCAAGGGGAATTTTTTGACTCTCTGTGCTTGTCCGAAGAATGTAGAGCTTGGGGAATGGCTGGCCCATCAGA TTGTGGAACAAAACCGCCTCATTCATGGCATGCTCCAAGTGGTCCAGGAAGTCAACACTCATACCGGGCTTCCAATCTGTAACGAACTAACTTGCCCTACCATGTCTGCTGGAAA CCTGACATATACCTGGTTGGTGGACGGGAAAGCAGCGAAGATATCGGCTCCCAAATTTATAAATCGCGTCGAGAAATGGATCGTGAGCAAAATCCACGACCCGGTGATGTTCCCGACGGAACAAGTGTCATCGCCTCCCACCACCTTCGCCGTTGCTGAACTCACAACTACGCCTGGGTCTGTAGCAAATCCGTCGCCAGCCAGCCCACCCGCAGGAGCCACGAACAATACCAATTCCGCTGGAGCGACTCCCCAAGATTGGATTGGTAAATCAAGTGGTTTCCCACCAACGTTCTACAAGGACTGCCAAGGCATTATGAAACAAATGTTCCGTTGCTACGCTCATTTGTATCATGCCCATTGGGAAAACCCGTTTTGGCATATTAACAAACACGAGGTTTTGAATATGTGCTTCGTGCATTTTGTGACGGTAGCTAAATACTACAAGCTTGTCGCTGACAAGGAGATGGAACCGATGCAACCGTTGATCGACATTTATATCAAGCAGGAGAAAATCCCTCCAGAAGCCCTTGCCGGTCACTGGGCCCAGCAGCCTGCTGCTCCCTCTACGTCTTCTCAAGGATAA
- a CDS encoding uncharacterized protein (EggNog:ENOG410PTSC~COG:S), translating into MSSESLPITSTAFAAALKDLTIPLLYAKVFELRNSISHLERSNTELKQYIEISPGGDEICQEAISENEEVIKRMLDRIDLVKAEVEARGQEWIELNGTDKLDETSEIGLGPEAEDIELPDAPITGSDNERLQVGQPQTRSVESNGASQQESMGPRSGGNERQQEDESEGVYL; encoded by the coding sequence ATGTCGTCCGAGTCTTTACCTATTACTTCGACTGCCTTCGCTGCAGCTCTCAAAGACCTGACCATTCCATTGCTCTACGCGAAGGTGTTTGAACTCCGCAACTCAATATCCCACCTCGAGCGATCCAACACCGAACTCAAACAATACATAGAAATAAGCCCAGGAGGCGATGAAATTTGCCAAGAAGCCATAtctgaaaatgaagaagtcATCAAGCGAATGTTGGACCGGATCGACCTCGTCAAAGCCGAGGTGGAGGCCCGTGGACAAGAGTGGATCGAATTAAATGGCACAGACAAGCTGGATGAAACAAGTGAAATAGGACTTGGACCTGAAGCGGAAGATATTGAACTACCTGATGCACCGATTACTGGAAGTGATAACGAACGACTGCAAGTTGGCCAGCCCCAGACCCGATCTGTTGAAAGCAACGGGGCATCTCAACAGGAATCGATGGGGCCCCGGTCAGGAGGCAACGAAAGACAACAAGAAGACGAGTCAGAAGGGGTGTATCTTTAA
- a CDS encoding uncharacterized protein (EggNog:ENOG410PNV5~COG:T~TransMembrane:6 (i325-343o363-384i405-426o432-451i472-495o501-517i)~MEROPS:MER0030047~BUSCO:6847at33183), whose amino-acid sequence MNNAFSMTWRGPCTGIRSSPPCKPSSSARSFARLLCLDSRPPGLRMGVAPSSDQGAFSFRTSKQSGTSFSTIVSYNCRFYRSFNTSQLLNAQPSAPPNSRQTQEEGVRFQPRELSHSQISQIFGTPRIPPVFGNRVLRVLHGRRLAGTLDLELPLDIKNGVPQHILDDGLEWLRRNFPVDEDAAIMRRIEREEQEEEEKLMRRAEKLGLYKPQSGRFGAEVEKEGDVYGRSVLQEIRQKNEKINKKKEEDERQQWLESEAKEKENFARSIQRNTELANFEGSAITEARPRADPQLRPALAWIQKHHIRATSTNVDTSKMNKPRRILPSLGVAILTAGLCYLYSETYEPPSREHRLLPTVPPAAATAIGLIGANVTVFLMWKAFPPAWRMLNRYFIIHDEVGRGDFLALYLSSGVIASLTSLAAHVLGNKLTITSLGASGAIAGLVAAWCMLHSNDKLTIAFLPRDWQEMFSANGSTFLAVIVLVEIITLALPFRIAAMDHWSHLGGYATGALVGWLWKEKRERERKKNFWHRFLDGYR is encoded by the exons ATGAACAATGCATTTTCGATGACATGGCGAGGTCCATGCACTGGAATTCGCTCCTCACCGCCGTGCAAGCCATCCTCCTCAGCTCGAAGCTTTGCCCGTTTATTATGCCTAGATAGCCGACCTCCAGGTTTGCGCATGGGAGTTGCGCCCAGCTCGGACCAAGGAGCTTTCAGCTTTCGAACCTCAAAGCAAAGTGGGACCTCTTTTTCTACTATAGTTTCGTACAATTGCAGATTCTACCGCTCCTTTAACACCTCTCAACTCCTCAACGCACAGCCGAGCGCCCCTCCAAATAGTCGCCAGACGCAAGAAGAAGGCGTTCGATTCCAACCGCGTGAACTTTCGCATTCTCAGATCTCACAGATATTTGGGACGCCGAGGATACCTCCTGTTTTCGGGAATCGTGTTCTTCGAGTCCTCCATGGCCGGCGACTGGCCGGCACTCTGGACTTGGAGCTGCCGCTAGATATCAAGAACGGGGTTCCACAACATATTTTGGACGATGGCTTGGAGTGGCTCCGCAGGAATTTCCCTGTTGATGAAGATGCGGCCATTATGAGGAGAATTGAGAGGGAAGAacaggaagaggaggaaaagtTAATGCGGCGTGCTGAAAAACTGGGTCTATACAAGCCTCAAAGCGGAAGATTTGGAGCGGAGGTTGAAAAAGAAGGAGACGTGTACGGGCGTAGTGTACTCCAAGAGATTAGGCAGAAGAATGAGAAGAttaacaagaaaaaagaggaagatgagAGGCAGCAATGGTTGGAGTCCGAGgcaaaggagaaagaaaactTCGCAAGGTCGATTCAGAGGAATACCGAATTGGCAAATTTTGAAGGATCCGCGATCACAGAAG CTCGTCCTCGTGCGGATCCACAGCTACGCCCTGCTCTGGCATGGATTCAAAAGCATCACATACGCGCCACATCTACGAATGTAGACACATCGAAGATGAATAAG CCACGCCGCATACTTCCCTCGCTGGGTGTCGCCATTCTCACCGCCGGACTTTGCTATCTATACTCCGAGACATATGAGCCTCCCTCTCGTGAACACCGTCTCTTACCTACCGTTCCTCCTGCCGCAGCGACTGCAATTGGGCTCATCGGAGCTAATGTCACAGTATTTCTGATGTGGAAAGCGTTCCCTCCGGCATGGAGGATGCTTAACAGATACTTTATCA TACACGATGAGGTCGGTCGCGGTGACTTCCTGGcgctttatctttcttcaggAGTTATCGCCTCCCTAACGTCACTCGCCGCTCACGTTCTCGGAAATAAACTGACCATCACATCTCTGGGGGCCAGTGGCGCCATTGCGGGATTAGTTGCAGCCTGGTGCATGCTACACTCGAA TGACAAACTCACGATTGCATTCCTTCCACGCGATTGGCAAGAGATGTTTTCGGCGAATGGGAGTACATTCCTGGCTGTAATCGTGCTTGTTGAAATTATTACTCTAGCGTTACCGTTTAGAATAGCGGCCATGGACCACTGGTCGCATTTGGGCGGATATGCTACTGGTGCTCTTGTTGGGTGGCTATGGAAGGAGAAACGGGagagggaaaggaaaaagaattTTTGGCATAGATTTCTTGACGGATATCGGTAG
- a CDS encoding uncharacterized protein (EggNog:ENOG410PZI3) produces MADSPWRNQYHEEESDPEPEREKAQPQPQVAQQPQPQPQPQQQQQQQPGRILTQDPQAQQQVAIQRTGNLGGRTGAIRESRIKDRPQPKDQRDNSLKVKIELDLEVEVDLYARVQGDVTIGLM; encoded by the exons ATGGCAGATTC GCCCTGGCGCAACCAATATCATGAAGAGGAGTCCGATCCAGAGCCAGAAAGGGAAAAGGCTCAACCACAGCCCCAGGTAGCGCAACAGCCGCAGCCGCAGCCGCagccgcagcagcagcagcagcagcagcctgGCAGAATCCTTACACAAGATCCGCAAGCACAGCAACAAGTTGCAATACAACGAACGGGCAACTTAGGGGGACGAACTGGCGCAATCCGCGAATCCCGCATCAAAGACCGCCCTCAACCCAAGGATCAACGAGACAACAGCTTGAAAGTCAAGATAGAACTGGATCTTGAAGTAGAGGTAGATCTCTACGCTCGTGTCCAGGGAGATGTGACGATAGGTTTGATGTGA
- a CDS encoding uncharacterized protein (EggNog:ENOG410QE3V~COG:S~BUSCO:1998at33183) translates to MEDSAPQPAVSLGQGVETAPGPLQAEAMGSNHPEGYDHVFDTSDGVGNGPRIINISDNLEVLCGPLLNYKRLSTDDSGRTIWHGTVLIVTLPGQKHPMLRLRPKGPVARGQTEFHTNGDVATGSETTIKGQKLFADPDKAFWRFFVAVPLENFEARWEYIIPTFRYQSGKTAKESWNFVVPSVSESMRIMFHSCNGFSVGTDLDHWQGPLLWNDVLRRHEQKPFHVMIGGGDQIYNDSVRVDGPLRVWTDITNPAKRRSHPFPNTMREECDKFYFNNYIRWYSTEPFATANAQIPQINIWDDHDIIDGFGSYTDHFMKCSVFRGIGGVAYKYYCLFQHHTPPAMSTYTTDTPETMQAVNGTSGQDPRQLENSYVLQEKEDDPSYIRGARPGPYVEEKGRNICTRLGKRIAFIAIDGRTERTRHQVNYPETYDLIFDRLEKELSAANGEIKHVIVLLGVPIAYPRLAWLENIISSPVIAPIRLLNRRFGVGGDLFNKFDGEVDLLDDLDDHYTARHHKRERRILIQRLQHISERFSVRVTILGGDVHLAAIGRFYSKVGSKIPVINDPRYMVNVVSSAITNKPPPKAVANLLARRNKIHHLDFHTDETLMKIFNEQPGGKEKSADFNKVTMPSRNYACITEVDFSGVNGGTKVNEEELAQFPAPKNGHNPLHPGEVDAGTTHPAADGITSRVGMDGGLDVSIRVEIDPADKEGTTEGYGFWIPPLVSPRMEGHHRFSRHREDRQTAEPSAA, encoded by the exons aTGGAAGACTCAGCTCCTCAACCAGCCGTCTCGCTGGGACAGGGGGTCGAAACTGCGCCCG GTCCCCTTCAAGCAGAAGCCATGGGCTCAAACCACCCTGAAGGCTATGACCACGTCTTTGACACATCCGACGGTGTGGGCAACGGCCCTCGCATTATCAACATTAGCGACAACTTGGAGGTCTTGTGTGGACCGCTGCTCAACTACAAACGATTGAGTACGGACGATAGTGGTCGCACAATATGGCACGGAACGGTGCTTATTGTTACGCTCCCTGGCCAAAAACACCCCATGTTGCGATTGAGGCCAAAAGGCCCAGTAGCTCGCGGCCAAACTGAGTTCCACACCAATGGCGATGTCGCTACTGGAAGCGAGACGACGATCAAGGGACAAAAGCTCTTTGCGGATCCGGATAAGGCTTTCTGGAGATTTTTTGTTGCCGTCCCGCTGGAGAACTTTGAGGCGAGGTGGGAGTATATCATTCCAACGTTCCGTTACCAAAGCGGGAAAACAGCGAAGGAGTCCTGGAATTTTGTTGTCCCATCTGTGTCAGAGTCAATGCGCATCATGTTCCATTCCTGCAACGGGTTTTCGGTTGGAACAGACCTTGACCATTGGCAAGGGCCACTTTTGTGGAACGATGTGCTTAGGCGCCACGAACAGAAACCATTTCATGTCATGATTGGTGGTGGCGATCAGATTTATAACGACTCTGTACGGGTGGATGGGCCATTAAGGGTCTGGACCGATATTACCAATCCCGCAAAAAGACGATCACACCCTTTCCCTAATACTATGAGAGAAGAGTGCGACAAGTTCTACTTCAATAACTACATCCGATGGTATTCTACGGAACCGTTTGCAACCGCAAATGCGCAGATTCCCCAAATCAATATCTGGGATGACCACGACATCATTGACGGATTTGGCTCTTATACGGATCATTTCATGAAATGCTCAGTATTCCGTGGAATTGGGGGTGTTGCTTACAAGTATTATTGCTTATTCCAACATCATACCCCGCCGGCAATGTCTACCTATACCACTGATACCCCGGAGACCATGCAGGCGGTCAATGGCACTTCCGGGCAAGACCCACGGCAACTGGAGAACAGCTACGTACTCCAAGAAAAGGAGGATGACCCAAGTTACATTCGCGGTGCTAGGCCTGGCCCATACGTGGAAGAAAAGGGCCGAAATATCTGTACTCGACTAGGCAAGCGAATCGCATTTATTGCAATCGATGGGCGTACCGAGCGTACTCGTCACCAGGTCAACTATCCAGAAACTTATGACCTCATATTTGACCGACTAGAAAAAGAATTATCCGCAGCTAATGGCGAAATTAAACACGTGATTGTCTTACTAGGAGTTCCTATTGCTTATCCTCGTCTTGCTTGGCTGGAAAATATCATATCTTCCCCAGTTATTGCTCCTATTCGTTTGCTTAATCGACGTTTTGGTGTTGGTGGtgatctttttaataagtTCGACGGGGAAGTCGACCTTTTAGATGATCTGGACGACCACTATACAGCTAGACACCATAAACGCGAGCGCAGGATACTCATCCAGCGACTTCAGCATATTTCAGAGAGATTCTCTGTTCGAGTGACCATCCTTGGTGGCGATGTACATCTAGCAGCCATAGGCCGGTTCTACTCGAAAGTTGGGAGCAAGATTCCGGTCATCAATGACCCAAGATACATGGTTAATGTCGTCAGCAGCGCTATTACCAATAAGCCCCCGCCAAAAGCTGTTGCCAATCTACTTGCTCGCAGAAACAAGATTCACCATCTTGACTTTCACACCGATGAGACGCttatgaagatttttaacGAGCAGCctggaggaaaagaaaagtctGCAGATTTCAACAAGGTGACGATGCCGTCGCGCAACTACGCATGCATTACTGAAGTTGATTTTTCGGGTGTCAATGGGGGAACAAAAGTTAACGAGGAAGAGCTGGCGCAATTCCCGGCACCGAAGAATGGTCACAACCCTCTTCATCCCGGTGAAGTGGATGCAGGGACAACCCATCCAGCTGCCGATGGAATCACTAGTAGAGTGGGCATGGACGGTGGATTAGATGTGTCAATTCGAGTTGAAATTGATCCTGCCGACAAAGAGGGCACAACAGAAGGATACGGTTTTTGGA TTCCACCATTGGTGTCCCCGAGAATGGAGGGCCATCACCGTTTCTCCCGTCATCGTGAGGATCGGCAGACAGCAGAACCCAGCGCAGCCTAG
- a CDS encoding uncharacterized protein (EggNog:ENOG410PJ8S~COG:T) codes for MASLSEDDCKIINNHPLNDSLDQLRRSLLDAEHSYSSVSSLDSADDRPEHLCQEAVSQLLPALQGKKVAFNLRLRNSGCDIASEIARLFQRVRNSDFSYTHYRLLVKLIIQKASDYDIWSAILNLITELSRVTPTAPSFPPIFDSRLIMHTSALQQDSEQTQQLVKARVFEEIQGCTYWDVQGFFEKYFEGKNWTDRAQDVYKSIKNQHIGGKWTKLLQCTQDNIQNWLFQLQDELLLKEQRRYYTINIPTELTGGRQQVNLIVKRKSGKPSDTEHDWGDIKVIGELKASNNDGVKRTLYLHTFTICGLFMTAWVFDHSGCYSPGLFNIHEQPEQFIQVIAGYTMMTEEELGLDTFTEQDSNHRFIYVAQEGTEMKLQMKPQPLTRQQAIVCRGTSCYLTKVPYSKDWDHITKFSWTSDRQKPEAELLRLANQREVKGIARLVGHWSITSVKEMRSGMTFIKLYSFRVTPSAVSSFSQSFSQPHSVLSGSFSNHHGLTITESSAEHLKKCKSVHAGPKSK; via the exons ATGGCTTCTCTATCGGAAGACGATTGCAAGATTATTAACAACCATCCCTTGAACGATTCTCTCGACCAGTTACGAAGGTCACTTCTGGACGCGGAGCATTCGTATTCCTCTGTCAGTTCTCTTGACAGCGCTGACGACAGACCTGAACACCTTTGCCAGGAGGCAGTATCACAACTGCTCCCTGCCCTGCAGGGAAAAAAAGTAGCCTTCAATCTTCGGTTGAGGAACAGTGGTTGTGACATTGCGTCTGAAATAGCGCGTCTATTTCAGCGTGTTCGGAACAGCGACTTCAGCTACACCCACTACCGCCTGCTAGTAAAGCTCATCATCCAAAAGGCATCTGACTATGACATCTGGAGTGCCATTCTTAATCTCATTACTGAACTCTCAAGAGTGACCCCAACTGCACCAAGTTTCCCTCCCATATTTGACAGCAGGCTGATCATGCATACCTCTGCATTGCAGCAAGACAGTGAACAGACTCAACAGCTGGTCAAGGCAAGAGTCTTTGAGGAGATCCAGGGCTGCACATATTGGGACGTGCAAGGGTTCTTTGAGAAATACTTTGAGGGAAAGAACTGGACAGATCGTGCTCAGGATGTCTACAAGTCAATCAAGAACCAACACATTGGCGGCAAATGGACCAAACTTCTTCAGTGTACCCAGGACAACATACAGAACTGGCTGTTTCAACTGCAGGACGAACTGCTCTTGAAGGAGCAACGTCGCTACTACACAATAAACATACCAACAGAACTTACCGGCGGCCGGCAGCAGGTCAATCTAATTGTCAAACGAAAGAGCGGAAAACCATCAGATACAGAGCATGACTGGGGAGACATCAAGGTGATTGGCGAACTCAAGGCATCTAACAATGATGGTGTCAAAAGGACATTG TACCTTCACACATTTACCATCTGCGGGCTGTTTATGACAGCATGGGTCTTTGACCATTCAGGATGCTACAGCCCGGGtctgttcaatatccatgagCAGCCAGAACAATTCATACAGGTGATTGCTGGTTATACAATGATGACTGAGGAGGAACTAGGTCTGGACACATTTACAGAGCAGGACAGCAACCATCGCTTCATATATGTTGCGCAGGAGGGGACTGAGATGAAGCTGCAGATGAAACCACAGCCTCTCACCCGTCAACAGGCGATTGTCTGCCGCGGAACATCCTGCTATCTCACAAAAGTCCCATACTCCAAGGACTGGGATCACATCACCAAGTTTTCCTGGACCTCTGACAGACAGAAGCCTGAAGCGGAGCTCCTCAGATTAGCCAACCAAAGAGAAGTCAAAGGCATTGCCAGACTGGTCGGCCATTGGTCTATCACCAGTGTCAAGGAGATGCGCTCAGGCATGACATTTATAAAGCTGTACTCCTTCCGTGTTACACCCAGCGCCGTGTCGTCCTTCTCACAATCCTTTTCTCAGCCACACAGTGTCCTCTCCGGATCATTCAGCAACCACCATGGCCTAACCATCACAGAGAGTTCCGCTGAGCATCTGAAGAAGTGTAAGTCTGTCCATGCTGGCCCGAAATCAAAGTGA
- a CDS encoding uncharacterized protein (EggNog:ENOG410PJ8S~COG:S) has translation MLIDMDLAKELGTGRSGARYRTGTMEFMAIEVLLNIDHTYRHDLESFFYVLIWQCALRGWGVVGVNGFELILEEFPPKFDSIKPLCRELRGILFPLRESDIFTGTPKDPEILYGPIIKAFDKAIDNIKVG, from the exons ATGCTGATTGACATGGACCTTGCCAAGGAGCTCGGCACCGGGCGAAGCGGCGCGCGCTATCGCACTGGCACCATGGAGTTCATGGCTATTGAGGTGCTGCTCAACATCGATCATACATATCGGCACGATCTCGAATCATTCTTCTATGTACTTATCTGGCAGTGCGCCCTTCGTGGCTGGG GTGTGGTCGGTGTCAATGGTTTTGAGCTCATTTTGGAGGAGTTTCCGCCCAAGTTTGATAGTATCAAGCCGCTTTGCAGAGAGTTGCGGGGAATTTTATTTCCCTTGCGCGAAAGCGACATCTTTACAGGTACACCAAAGGATCCAGAGATTCTCTATGGGCCGATCATCAAGGCTTTTGACAAGGCTATTGACAATATCAAAGTGGGATAG